One genomic segment of Campylobacter sp. includes these proteins:
- a CDS encoding DJ-1 family glyoxalase III, producing the protein MKVAVVLANGFEELEAISIIDILRRADIDALAVGLEKKCVRGTHGIELVADEILDDIKVSEFSMIVLPGGLPGAENLAKSATLGKILRDFDANNTKIGAICAAPWALATAGVLKSSYTCYPGFENQIAHLGYTNSANVVKDQNIMTSKGPATAMEFALQIVRELKGEQVYSKLKSDLLFK; encoded by the coding sequence ATGAAAGTGGCAGTAGTTTTAGCTAACGGATTTGAGGAGCTCGAGGCGATAAGTATCATTGATATTTTAAGACGCGCGGATATTGATGCTCTAGCCGTGGGCTTAGAGAAAAAATGCGTCCGCGGTACGCACGGCATCGAGCTTGTGGCGGATGAAATTTTGGATGATATTAAGGTGTCTGAATTTTCTATGATAGTTTTACCGGGAGGCTTGCCCGGTGCGGAGAATTTAGCCAAAAGCGCGACGCTCGGTAAGATTCTACGTGACTTTGATGCAAATAATACAAAAATTGGCGCAATATGTGCTGCTCCGTGGGCGCTAGCTACCGCGGGTGTGCTAAAAAGCTCTTACACTTGTTATCCAGGCTTTGAAAATCAGATCGCCCACCTAGGCTATACGAATTCGGCGAATGTCGTAAAAGATCAAAATATAATGACTTCGAAAGGTCCCGCTACTGCGATGGAATTCGCACTGCAAATCGTCCGCGAGCTAAAAGGCGAGCAGGTTTATTCCAAGCTAAAATCCGATTTGCTTTTTAAATAA
- a CDS encoding cytochrome c, giving the protein MKIFKISFLACFFAFNLNAADKAGDDTYVFEAKGEFAKELKSLIEKHSKDENVTVNIYKNTPNAKGNIISGGTKINRNINYIKEKGKVIYDANCASCHGSEGQKRAYGSSRKLKDLSAKEIAIAISSYTSDGQYGKKMKYIMQPIAAKTTAEEVGYIIGYLKGDDEFLYDSPSRASGNTDISTAPSEQGSYLK; this is encoded by the coding sequence ATGAAAATTTTTAAAATTTCTTTTTTAGCATGTTTTTTTGCCTTTAATTTAAATGCTGCAGATAAAGCAGGCGATGATACGTATGTATTCGAAGCCAAAGGTGAGTTTGCCAAAGAGCTAAAATCCCTGATCGAAAAGCATTCTAAAGATGAAAATGTAACCGTAAATATCTACAAAAATACCCCTAATGCCAAAGGCAACATTATCAGCGGAGGCACAAAAATAAATCGTAACATCAACTATATCAAAGAAAAAGGTAAGGTAATCTACGATGCCAACTGTGCTTCTTGCCACGGCTCAGAAGGACAGAAGCGCGCCTATGGCAGCTCTCGTAAGCTAAAAGATCTAAGCGCGAAGGAGATTGCAATCGCGATCTCAAGCTACACCTCCGACGGGCAATATGGCAAAAAGATGAAGTATATTATGCAGCCTATCGCTGCCAAAACCACCGCTGAAGAAGTTGGCTATATCATCGGCTATCTAAAAGGCGACGATGAATTCTTATATGATAGCCCATCTCGCGCTAGTGGTAATACCGATATCTCCACTGCCCCTAGTGAGCAGGGCTCGTATCTAAAATAG
- a CDS encoding OprD family outer membrane porin has protein sequence MKLVKLSLAAAVAAGALAMSASAVPLEEAIKDVDLNGYARMRYTHDHRKNQRDSNRGVWQFKSEVDFKAKIDDNFFGVVGVRFMDEDHGESASSSNSQYHGLYGSRREDLDSDFDIAKAYLGYTVGGTTIAVGRQGIGSFFTDDMYGDGVKITSTDIEGLTISGFWMDSLENDGDISSLDWGAAVDNKLTTDHNLYGIGFMGSYDPVSFQLWYNALEDVTQLFAAELALNFDISDDFNLGVKGQYAFSDFDGDYKDAGASDADFWAAEANAGFFGVDLAAGYLKFEPDDKDKVSFVSFEDQGSFISPGEELLDYRSFTGENHYWYVVAGYTIPDTGIRIGADYLDGKADGDNAYEVVGRISYKYNEKLSFKTWYSHYKIDDAAGGLDEKKDRIRFEAKYSF, from the coding sequence ATGAAACTAGTTAAACTTAGTTTAGCGGCAGCAGTCGCTGCAGGTGCTCTTGCTATGAGTGCAAGTGCTGTTCCGTTAGAGGAAGCTATCAAAGATGTGGATCTAAACGGATACGCTCGTATGAGATATACCCACGATCACAGAAAGAATCAAAGAGATAGCAATAGGGGTGTTTGGCAGTTTAAATCGGAAGTAGATTTTAAAGCTAAAATCGACGATAACTTCTTTGGTGTAGTAGGGGTTAGATTTATGGATGAAGATCATGGCGAATCCGCTTCTTCTTCGAATAGCCAATATCATGGTTTATATGGCTCAAGAAGAGAAGATCTAGATTCCGATTTCGATATCGCTAAAGCTTACTTAGGATACACTGTGGGCGGTACTACAATCGCAGTCGGTCGCCAAGGCATAGGCTCGTTCTTTACTGATGATATGTATGGAGACGGTGTTAAGATTACTAGTACCGATATCGAGGGCTTGACAATTAGCGGCTTTTGGATGGATTCTTTAGAGAATGATGGAGATATTTCAAGCCTTGATTGGGGGGCAGCGGTAGATAATAAACTAACTACTGATCATAATCTATACGGTATAGGATTTATGGGCTCATACGATCCGGTATCTTTCCAGCTATGGTATAATGCTCTAGAGGACGTAACACAGCTTTTCGCTGCAGAACTAGCTCTAAACTTTGATATCTCTGATGATTTTAATCTTGGCGTAAAAGGTCAGTATGCATTCTCTGATTTTGACGGTGATTATAAAGATGCGGGTGCTAGTGATGCAGATTTCTGGGCTGCAGAAGCTAATGCTGGTTTCTTTGGCGTTGATTTAGCTGCAGGTTATTTAAAATTTGAACCTGATGATAAAGATAAAGTTTCTTTTGTATCTTTTGAAGATCAAGGCTCTTTCATCAGCCCAGGTGAAGAGTTACTAGATTATAGAAGCTTTACTGGCGAGAACCACTATTGGTATGTAGTAGCAGGCTATACTATCCCCGATACTGGTATCAGAATCGGTGCCGATTACCTAGATGGTAAAGCAGATGGTGATAATGCATACGAAGTAGTAGGTAGAATTTCTTATAAATATAATGAAAAGCTAAGCTTCAAAACTTGGTATTCTCACTATAAGATTGACGATGCTGCTGGCGGTCTTGATGAGAAAAAAGATCGCATAAGATTTGAGGCTAAATACAGCTTCTAA